One genomic segment of Drosophila melanogaster chromosome 3L includes these proteins:
- the MCU gene encoding mitochondrial calcium uniporter, isoform G produces MSRNRAAMVSAFRLFLRPATTTTHRSLALRLAPGTTFALHLRPCHELQQHRSFASTAEDGETDKHKKPTTGDITRLTLAELRTRLKALGLSAAGRKQVLVERLTRSTTCSATTLPRTTGSNLSPEVFIGGLVNNSNTTSEPKNTVQQNEDIYVEYVNGMPHMTVRLPSRNELCQFALKPISHNVGDLLAMLRAEDRGIDRAAVINKHGVRIASSCTIESLLDDSFSIQINNRTLDVNPPKRDKVTLESMDKVGDVRKVIAQLYEAFNVGEYQLEKSNQLAKELETLRYELEPLEEKKLELSKKAARRTNFMTWMGLGLMSVQFGILARLTWWEYSWDIMEPVTYFVTYGTTMAMYAYYCVTKREYMMEDVKNREFSLSLYRNAKKVQFDVEHYNELKRKSAELEYNLRRINDPLNMQLPSHLVRTQENTPPTLTEEKAERKYT; encoded by the exons CACTTACGGCCATGTCATGAGCTTCAGCAGCACAGAAGCTTCGCATCCACGGCGGAGGATGGCGAAACGGACAAGCATAAAAAACCGACGACGGGAG ATATCACGCGACTCACTTTGGCCGAGCTGAGGACGCGGCTAAAAGCCCTCGGACTGAGTGCAGCGGGCCGAAAACAAGTCCTAGTTGAACGGCTAACAAGATCTACTACCTGCAGTGCCACAACGTTGCCAAGAACAACAGGTTCCAATTTGTCGCCGGAGGTGTTCATTGGGGGGCTCGTAAATAATTCCAACACGACCTCTGAACCCAAAAACACTGTTCAACAAAATG aaGACATCTATGTGGAATACGTGAATGGCATGCCACACATGACTGTACGACTTCCCAGTCGCAATGAACTCTGCCAGTTTGCCCTGAAACCCATCTCCCACAACGTTGGTGATCTGTTAGCCATGCTCAGGGCTGAGGATCGGGGCATCGATCGAGCTGCGGTGATCAACAAGCATGGTGTGCGAATCGCGTCGTCCTGCACCATCGAAAGCTTGCTGGATGACTCGTTTAG CATACAAATCAACAATCGCACATTGGATGTGAATCCTCCCAAACGTGACAAAGTCACATTGGAGTCCATGGACAAAGTGGGCGATGTTCGTAAGGTTATTGCTCAG ctCTACGAGGCATTCAACGTCGGAGAATATCAGCTGGAGAAGAGCAATCAATTGGCCAAAGAACTGGAGACCCTACGCTATGAACTAGAACCACTGGAAGAG AAAAAACTGGAACTCAGCAAAAAGGCCGCTCGTCGCACTAACTTTATGACTTGGATGGGTTTGGGCCTAATGTCGGTGcaatttggcattttggcACGACTGACTTGGTGGGAATACTCTTGGGATATTATGGAACCCGTTACATATTTTGTTACTTACGGGACGACAATGGCAATGTATGCCTACTATTGTGTCACTAAGAGG GAATATATGATGGAGGATGTGAAGAATCGCGAATTCTCACTTTCCCTTTATAGGAACGCCAAAAAGGTTCAGTTCGATGTAGAACACTACAACGAACTGAAGCGAAAGTCGGCGGAGTTGGAGTACAATCTCAGAAGGATCAACGACCCGCTCAACATGCAATTGCCATCGCATTTGGTTCGGACCCAGGAAAACACGCCACCAACCTTAACTGAGGAAAAGGCGGAGCGGAAATACACTTAA
- the MCU gene encoding mitochondrial calcium uniporter, isoform H → MSRNRAAMVSAFRLFLRPATTTTHRSLALRLAPGTTFALHLRPCHELQQHRSFASTAEDGETDKHKKPTTGGHSSSQHVDEQAGCDDKIREKKSKSNHCLVKYRKGDQETEKGTNPCGAQEFKESNSFAGTQVHSLKKRIKNRKIKKKLILNRKKKKKKTCNEDIYVEYVNGMPHMTVRLPSRNELCQFALKPISHNVGDLLAMLRAEDRGIDRAAVINKHGVRIASSCTIESLLDDSFSIQINNRTLDVNPPKRDKVTLESMDKVGDVRKVIAQLYEAFNVGEYQLEKSNQLAKELETLRYELEPLEEKKLELSKKAARRTNFMTWMGLGLMSVQFGILARLTWWEYSWDIMEPVTYFVTYGTTMAMYAYYCVTKREYMMEDVKNREFSLSLYRNAKKVQFDVEHYNELKRKSAELEYNLRRINDPLNMQLPSHLVRTQENTPPTLTEEKAERKYT, encoded by the exons CACTTACGGCCATGTCATGAGCTTCAGCAGCACAGAAGCTTCGCATCCACGGCGGAGGATGGCGAAACGGACAAGCATAAAAAACCGACGACGGGAG GTCACAGTTCAAGTCAGCATGTGGATGAGCAAGCAGGATGTGATGATAAAATAAGAGAAAAGAAATCGAAATCCAATCACTGTTTAGTTAAGTATCGAAAAGGGGATCAGGAAACTGAAAAAGGTACCAATCCCTGCGGAGCtcaagaatttaaagaatcaAATTCGTTTGCTGGCACTCAAGTTCATTCACTCAAGAAGAGAATCAAGAATaggaaaataaagaagaaattgatactaaatagaaagaaaaagaaaaagaaaacttgtaATG aaGACATCTATGTGGAATACGTGAATGGCATGCCACACATGACTGTACGACTTCCCAGTCGCAATGAACTCTGCCAGTTTGCCCTGAAACCCATCTCCCACAACGTTGGTGATCTGTTAGCCATGCTCAGGGCTGAGGATCGGGGCATCGATCGAGCTGCGGTGATCAACAAGCATGGTGTGCGAATCGCGTCGTCCTGCACCATCGAAAGCTTGCTGGATGACTCGTTTAG CATACAAATCAACAATCGCACATTGGATGTGAATCCTCCCAAACGTGACAAAGTCACATTGGAGTCCATGGACAAAGTGGGCGATGTTCGTAAGGTTATTGCTCAG ctCTACGAGGCATTCAACGTCGGAGAATATCAGCTGGAGAAGAGCAATCAATTGGCCAAAGAACTGGAGACCCTACGCTATGAACTAGAACCACTGGAAGAG AAAAAACTGGAACTCAGCAAAAAGGCCGCTCGTCGCACTAACTTTATGACTTGGATGGGTTTGGGCCTAATGTCGGTGcaatttggcattttggcACGACTGACTTGGTGGGAATACTCTTGGGATATTATGGAACCCGTTACATATTTTGTTACTTACGGGACGACAATGGCAATGTATGCCTACTATTGTGTCACTAAGAGG GAATATATGATGGAGGATGTGAAGAATCGCGAATTCTCACTTTCCCTTTATAGGAACGCCAAAAAGGTTCAGTTCGATGTAGAACACTACAACGAACTGAAGCGAAAGTCGGCGGAGTTGGAGTACAATCTCAGAAGGATCAACGACCCGCTCAACATGCAATTGCCATCGCATTTGGTTCGGACCCAGGAAAACACGCCACCAACCTTAACTGAGGAAAAGGCGGAGCGGAAATACACTTAA